A stretch of the Capsicum annuum cultivar UCD-10X-F1 chromosome 8, UCD10Xv1.1, whole genome shotgun sequence genome encodes the following:
- the LOC107840596 gene encoding 24-methylenesterol C-methyltransferase 2 codes for MNGSSYSLSIKRPSFLCSFTFIFLFSHSSQMEFLTLICTASLVAGGGLYWFIWVLGSAEVKGKRAVQLSGGSIDKEKVQDNYKQYWSFFRRPKEIETAEKVPAFVDTFYNLVTDIYEWGWGQSFHFSPSLPGKSHREATRIHEEMAVDLLGVKAGDRILDAGCGVGGPMRAIAAHSKANVVGITINEYQVKRARMHNKKACLDSLCEVVCGNFLQMPFADDSFDGVYSIEATCHAPKLEEVYKEIYRVLKPGSLYVSYEWVTTELYQPENPEHVEIIHGIERGDALPGLRSYKDIAQVAKKVGFEVVQEKDLAKPPSNPWWTRLKMGRIAYWRNHILVTILAFLGIAPKGTVDVHEMLFVTADYLSKGGEKGIFSPMHMILCRKPEE; via the coding sequence ATGGAATTTCTAACTCTCATTTGTACCGCCTCTCTTGTCGCCGGCGGTGGACTTTACTGGTTCATTTGGGTCCTTGGATCCGCCGAGGTTAAAGGTAAACGTGCCGTTCAACTTTCCGGTGGGTCTATCGACAAAGAGAAAGTCCAAGACAACTATAAACAGTACTGGTCTTTCTTCCGCCGTCCTAAAGAAATCGAAACCGCCGAAAAAGTCCCTGCATTCGTTGATACTTTTTATAATCTTGTTACTGACATTTATGAATGGGGTTGGGGTCAATCTTTTCACTTTTCCCCTTCACTCCCCGGCAAGTCTCACCGCGAGGCTACACGTATTCACGAAGAGATGGCTGTGGATCTGCTGGGAGTGAAGGCCGGGGATCGTATTCTGGATGCGGGTTGTGGTGTGGGCGGGCCAATGCGGGCTATTGCGGCCCATTCTAAAGCGAATGTGGTTGGTATTACCATTAATGAGTATCAGGTGAAGCGAGCACGGATGCATAATAAAAAAGCGTGCCTTGATTCGTTATGTGAAGTTGTTTGCGGGAATTTCCTGCAAATGCCGTTTGCAGACGACAGCTTTGATGGGGTTTATTCAATTGAAGCAACGTGCCATGCTCCTAAGCTTGAAGAAGTTTACAAGGAGATCTACAGGGTATTAAAGCCCGGATCCTTGTACGTTTCTTATGAATGGGTTACAACCGAATTGTACCAACCGGAAAACCCAGAACACGTGGAGATCATCCATGGAATTGAAAGGGGTGATGCTTTGCCAGGACTGAGAAGTTACAAGGACATTGCTCAAGTTGCTAAGAAAGTGGGTTTTGAAGTGGTACAGGAGAAGGATTTGGCAAAGCCTCCATCAAATCCATGGTGGACGAGGCTGAAAATGGGTAGAATTGCCTACTGGAGGAACCACATTTTGGTGACAATTCTTGCTTTTCTTGGAATTGCACCGAAAGGTACCGTTGATGTTCATGAGATGCTGTTCGTGACTGCGGATTATTTATCTAAGGGTGGTGAAAAGGGGATTTTCTCTCCTATGCATATGATTCTCTGCAGAAAACCTGAagagtaa